In one window of Podospora pseudopauciseta strain CBS 411.78 chromosome 2 map unlocalized CBS411.78m_2.2, whole genome shotgun sequence DNA:
- a CDS encoding uncharacterized protein (COG:S; EggNog:ENOG503P76H) has product MSSLHFLAILSPKPDRVARVEEIAESVSNYVKENEPGVLQYQWFRTGTEEKPKIVVWEQYADQAAVDIHKSSSKLAWLVETEEKESNMLEPIEVLPLEPFAGWAPQS; this is encoded by the exons ATGTCCTCTCTTCACTTCCTCGCCATTTTGTCTCCTAAACCAGACAGGGTGGCGCGG GTAGAAGAGATAGCAGAATCTGTCTCCAACTATGTCAAAGAAAATGAGCCCGGGGTGCTGCAATACCAATGGTTCCGAACTGGGACTgaggagaagcccaagatAGTTGTGTGGGAACA ATATGCCGATCAAGCTGCGGTCGATATTCACAAATCGAGTTCGAAGCTGGCGTGGTTGGTTGAGACtgaagagaaggagagcAACATGCTGGAGCCGATTGAGGTTCTGCCACTCGAGCCATTTGCTGGGTGGGCACCTCAAAGCTAG